The following proteins come from a genomic window of Salvia hispanica cultivar TCC Black 2014 chromosome 4, UniMelb_Shisp_WGS_1.0, whole genome shotgun sequence:
- the LOC125222767 gene encoding inositol-pentakisphosphate 2-kinase-like isoform X1: MAAILQAKDAEEWTYRGEGAVNLVLAYCGSSPNFVGKVLRIQKVPNDRPECENGHSALLHHESLLWGKFEGMVSAPTKEIVEHTYVQKVMCPLLGSEHVDAGIHVLVSREFLEAVDNKVLCQRPSWRVDAARVNSLRDSVLLIADHSLFPLVSGSLKEDFCVSVEIKPKSGFLPTSEFIAEGNAVKKKISRFTLHQALKLHQGKISQISKYDPLDLFSGTKDRIQRAIKALFLTPQNNFRVFLNGSIIFGGMGDTSDNTSPATAQSFHDKLKHVNSPKDGMHIKGLVDLLSETIYKSGLLNRLLEVQKLDTIDIEGAIHAYYDIISQPCVVCRQIGGKKLSAGYSPIHSMQMGDKVKIVRDYLISATAKDLSVMISFKSKVNMDEESPHRAIFLESSKQTFYYKASFIDLDMKPLKRMEYYYKLDQQIVNNYVQMLKDTEVLDCGETTQESLNVCTSLKNGASAGMTN; encoded by the exons ATGGCTGCAATTTTGCAAGCCAAGGATGCCGAGGAATGGACTTACAGAGGAGAAGGAGCTGTGAACCTAGTTCTTGCTTATTGTGGAAGTTCTCCTAATTTT GTTGGAAAGGTTTTAAGGATACAAAAAGTTCCAAATGATAGACCTGAATGTGAGAACGGTCATTCAGCTCTACTCCACCATGAATCCCTCTTGTGGGGAAAATTTGAAGGCATGGTTTCAGCACCTACAAAGGAAATTGTGGAGCATACATATGTGCAGAAAGTAATGTGTCCACTCTTGGGATCTGAGCACGTTGACGCAGGG ATCCATGTTCTTGTGTCAAGAGAATTTTTGGAGGCAGTTGACAACAAGGTTCTTTGTCAGCGTCCATCTTGGCGTGTTGATGCCGCCAGAGTCAACTCCCTTCGCGACTCGGTTCTTTTAATTGCTGATCATTCTCTATTTCCTCTTG TTTCAGGTTCTCTCAAAGAGGATTTCTGTGTGTCTGTTGAGATAAAG CCCAAAAGTGGATTTCTTCCTACTTCGGAATTTATAGCTGAGGGAAATGCagtcaaaaagaaaatttctcGATTTACGTTGCACCAAGCTCTAAAATTACATCAAGGAAAG ATATCTCAAATTAGTAAATATGATCCTCTAGATTTATTTTCTGGAACCAAGGATAGAATACAAAGAGCGATTAAAGCCCTCTTTCTTACACCTCAGAAtaattttcgggttttcttAAATGGTTCGATTATTTTTGGAGGCATGGGTGATACTTCAGACAACACTAGTCCTGCGACTGCTCAATCGTTCCATGACAAACTTAAACACGTTAATTCACCAAAAGATGGGATGCACATCAAGGGTTTAGTGGATCTGCTCTCTGAAACTATTTACAAGTCTGGCTTGTTGAATCGGCTTCTTGAAGTACAGAAGCTTGATACTATTGATATAGAAGGTGCAATTCATGCCTactatgatattatttctcaGCCTTGTGTGGTCTGTCGGCAAATaggtggaaaaaaattatcagCAGGATATTCACCAATTCACTCAATGCAAATGGGTGATAAAGTGAAAATTGTGAGGGATTACTTGATATCAGCCACTGCAAAGGACTTAAGTGTGATGATTAGTTTTAAGTCCAAAGTAAATATGGATGAGGAGTCTCCACATCGTGCTATCTTTCTGGAATCAAGCAAGCAAACCTTTTATTACAAG GCATCTTTTATTGACCTAGACATGAAACCATTAAAGAGAATGGAATATTACTATAAGTTGGATCAACAAATAGTCAACAACTATGTCCAGATGTTAAAAGATACAGAGGTGCTTGATTGTGGTGAGACAACCCAGGAATCACTGAATGTGTGTACCAGTTTGAAAAATGGTG CTTCTGCAGGAATGACAAATTGA
- the LOC125222767 gene encoding inositol-pentakisphosphate 2-kinase-like isoform X4, with amino-acid sequence MVSAPTKEIVEHTYVQKVMCPLLGSEHVDAGIHVLVSREFLEAVDNKVLCQRPSWRVDAARVNSLRDSVLLIADHSLFPLVSGSLKEDFCVSVEIKPKSGFLPTSEFIAEGNAVKKKISRFTLHQALKLHQGKISQISKYDPLDLFSGTKDRIQRAIKALFLTPQNNFRVFLNGSIIFGGMGDTSDNTSPATAQSFHDKLKHVNSPKDGMHIKGLVDLLSETIYKSGLLNRLLEVQKLDTIDIEGAIHAYYDIISQPCVVCRQIGGKKLSAGYSPIHSMQMGDKVKIVRDYLISATAKDLSVMISFKSKVNMDEESPHRAIFLESSKQTFYYKASFIDLDMKPLKRMEYYYKLDQQIVNNYVQMLKDTEVLDCGETTQESLNVCTSLKNGASAGMTN; translated from the exons ATGGTTTCAGCACCTACAAAGGAAATTGTGGAGCATACATATGTGCAGAAAGTAATGTGTCCACTCTTGGGATCTGAGCACGTTGACGCAGGG ATCCATGTTCTTGTGTCAAGAGAATTTTTGGAGGCAGTTGACAACAAGGTTCTTTGTCAGCGTCCATCTTGGCGTGTTGATGCCGCCAGAGTCAACTCCCTTCGCGACTCGGTTCTTTTAATTGCTGATCATTCTCTATTTCCTCTTG TTTCAGGTTCTCTCAAAGAGGATTTCTGTGTGTCTGTTGAGATAAAG CCCAAAAGTGGATTTCTTCCTACTTCGGAATTTATAGCTGAGGGAAATGCagtcaaaaagaaaatttctcGATTTACGTTGCACCAAGCTCTAAAATTACATCAAGGAAAG ATATCTCAAATTAGTAAATATGATCCTCTAGATTTATTTTCTGGAACCAAGGATAGAATACAAAGAGCGATTAAAGCCCTCTTTCTTACACCTCAGAAtaattttcgggttttcttAAATGGTTCGATTATTTTTGGAGGCATGGGTGATACTTCAGACAACACTAGTCCTGCGACTGCTCAATCGTTCCATGACAAACTTAAACACGTTAATTCACCAAAAGATGGGATGCACATCAAGGGTTTAGTGGATCTGCTCTCTGAAACTATTTACAAGTCTGGCTTGTTGAATCGGCTTCTTGAAGTACAGAAGCTTGATACTATTGATATAGAAGGTGCAATTCATGCCTactatgatattatttctcaGCCTTGTGTGGTCTGTCGGCAAATaggtggaaaaaaattatcagCAGGATATTCACCAATTCACTCAATGCAAATGGGTGATAAAGTGAAAATTGTGAGGGATTACTTGATATCAGCCACTGCAAAGGACTTAAGTGTGATGATTAGTTTTAAGTCCAAAGTAAATATGGATGAGGAGTCTCCACATCGTGCTATCTTTCTGGAATCAAGCAAGCAAACCTTTTATTACAAG GCATCTTTTATTGACCTAGACATGAAACCATTAAAGAGAATGGAATATTACTATAAGTTGGATCAACAAATAGTCAACAACTATGTCCAGATGTTAAAAGATACAGAGGTGCTTGATTGTGGTGAGACAACCCAGGAATCACTGAATGTGTGTACCAGTTTGAAAAATGGTG CTTCTGCAGGAATGACAAATTGA
- the LOC125222767 gene encoding inositol-pentakisphosphate 2-kinase-like isoform X3 translates to MAAILQAKDAEEWTYRGEGAVNLVLAYCGSSPNFVGKVLRIQKVPNDRPECENGHSALLHHESLLWGKFEGMVSAPTKEIVEHTYVQKVMCPLLGSEHVDAGIHVLVSREFLEAVDNKVLCQRPSWRVDAARVNSLRDSVLLIADHSLFPLVSGSLKEDFCVSVEIKPKSGFLPTSEFIAEGNAVKKKISRFTLHQALKLHQGKISQISKYDPLDLFSGTKDRIQRAIKALFLTPQNNFRVFLNGSIIFGGMGDTSDNTSPATAQSFHDKLKHVNSPKDGMHIKGLVDLLSETIYKSGLLNRLLEVQKLDTIDIEGAIHAYYDIISQPCVVCRQIGGKKLSAGYSPIHSMQMGDKVKIVRDYLISATAKDLSVMISFKSKVNMDEESPHRAIFLESSKQTFYYKASFIDLDMKPLKRMEYYYKLDQQIVNNYVQMLKDTEVLDCGETTQESLNVCTSLKNGGMTN, encoded by the exons ATGGCTGCAATTTTGCAAGCCAAGGATGCCGAGGAATGGACTTACAGAGGAGAAGGAGCTGTGAACCTAGTTCTTGCTTATTGTGGAAGTTCTCCTAATTTT GTTGGAAAGGTTTTAAGGATACAAAAAGTTCCAAATGATAGACCTGAATGTGAGAACGGTCATTCAGCTCTACTCCACCATGAATCCCTCTTGTGGGGAAAATTTGAAGGCATGGTTTCAGCACCTACAAAGGAAATTGTGGAGCATACATATGTGCAGAAAGTAATGTGTCCACTCTTGGGATCTGAGCACGTTGACGCAGGG ATCCATGTTCTTGTGTCAAGAGAATTTTTGGAGGCAGTTGACAACAAGGTTCTTTGTCAGCGTCCATCTTGGCGTGTTGATGCCGCCAGAGTCAACTCCCTTCGCGACTCGGTTCTTTTAATTGCTGATCATTCTCTATTTCCTCTTG TTTCAGGTTCTCTCAAAGAGGATTTCTGTGTGTCTGTTGAGATAAAG CCCAAAAGTGGATTTCTTCCTACTTCGGAATTTATAGCTGAGGGAAATGCagtcaaaaagaaaatttctcGATTTACGTTGCACCAAGCTCTAAAATTACATCAAGGAAAG ATATCTCAAATTAGTAAATATGATCCTCTAGATTTATTTTCTGGAACCAAGGATAGAATACAAAGAGCGATTAAAGCCCTCTTTCTTACACCTCAGAAtaattttcgggttttcttAAATGGTTCGATTATTTTTGGAGGCATGGGTGATACTTCAGACAACACTAGTCCTGCGACTGCTCAATCGTTCCATGACAAACTTAAACACGTTAATTCACCAAAAGATGGGATGCACATCAAGGGTTTAGTGGATCTGCTCTCTGAAACTATTTACAAGTCTGGCTTGTTGAATCGGCTTCTTGAAGTACAGAAGCTTGATACTATTGATATAGAAGGTGCAATTCATGCCTactatgatattatttctcaGCCTTGTGTGGTCTGTCGGCAAATaggtggaaaaaaattatcagCAGGATATTCACCAATTCACTCAATGCAAATGGGTGATAAAGTGAAAATTGTGAGGGATTACTTGATATCAGCCACTGCAAAGGACTTAAGTGTGATGATTAGTTTTAAGTCCAAAGTAAATATGGATGAGGAGTCTCCACATCGTGCTATCTTTCTGGAATCAAGCAAGCAAACCTTTTATTACAAG GCATCTTTTATTGACCTAGACATGAAACCATTAAAGAGAATGGAATATTACTATAAGTTGGATCAACAAATAGTCAACAACTATGTCCAGATGTTAAAAGATACAGAGGTGCTTGATTGTGGTGAGACAACCCAGGAATCACTGAATGTGTGTACCAGTTTGAAAAATGGTG GAATGACAAATTGA
- the LOC125222767 gene encoding inositol-pentakisphosphate 2-kinase-like isoform X2, producing the protein MAAILQAKDAEEWTYRGEGAVNLVLAYCGSSPNFVGKVLRIQKVPNDRPECENGHSALLHHESLLWGKFEGMVSAPTKEIVEHTYVQKVMCPLLGSEHVDAGIHVLVSREFLEAVDNKVLCQRPSWRVDAARVNSLRDSVLLIADHSLFPLGSLKEDFCVSVEIKPKSGFLPTSEFIAEGNAVKKKISRFTLHQALKLHQGKISQISKYDPLDLFSGTKDRIQRAIKALFLTPQNNFRVFLNGSIIFGGMGDTSDNTSPATAQSFHDKLKHVNSPKDGMHIKGLVDLLSETIYKSGLLNRLLEVQKLDTIDIEGAIHAYYDIISQPCVVCRQIGGKKLSAGYSPIHSMQMGDKVKIVRDYLISATAKDLSVMISFKSKVNMDEESPHRAIFLESSKQTFYYKASFIDLDMKPLKRMEYYYKLDQQIVNNYVQMLKDTEVLDCGETTQESLNVCTSLKNGASAGMTN; encoded by the exons ATGGCTGCAATTTTGCAAGCCAAGGATGCCGAGGAATGGACTTACAGAGGAGAAGGAGCTGTGAACCTAGTTCTTGCTTATTGTGGAAGTTCTCCTAATTTT GTTGGAAAGGTTTTAAGGATACAAAAAGTTCCAAATGATAGACCTGAATGTGAGAACGGTCATTCAGCTCTACTCCACCATGAATCCCTCTTGTGGGGAAAATTTGAAGGCATGGTTTCAGCACCTACAAAGGAAATTGTGGAGCATACATATGTGCAGAAAGTAATGTGTCCACTCTTGGGATCTGAGCACGTTGACGCAGGG ATCCATGTTCTTGTGTCAAGAGAATTTTTGGAGGCAGTTGACAACAAGGTTCTTTGTCAGCGTCCATCTTGGCGTGTTGATGCCGCCAGAGTCAACTCCCTTCGCGACTCGGTTCTTTTAATTGCTGATCATTCTCTATTTCCTCTTG GTTCTCTCAAAGAGGATTTCTGTGTGTCTGTTGAGATAAAG CCCAAAAGTGGATTTCTTCCTACTTCGGAATTTATAGCTGAGGGAAATGCagtcaaaaagaaaatttctcGATTTACGTTGCACCAAGCTCTAAAATTACATCAAGGAAAG ATATCTCAAATTAGTAAATATGATCCTCTAGATTTATTTTCTGGAACCAAGGATAGAATACAAAGAGCGATTAAAGCCCTCTTTCTTACACCTCAGAAtaattttcgggttttcttAAATGGTTCGATTATTTTTGGAGGCATGGGTGATACTTCAGACAACACTAGTCCTGCGACTGCTCAATCGTTCCATGACAAACTTAAACACGTTAATTCACCAAAAGATGGGATGCACATCAAGGGTTTAGTGGATCTGCTCTCTGAAACTATTTACAAGTCTGGCTTGTTGAATCGGCTTCTTGAAGTACAGAAGCTTGATACTATTGATATAGAAGGTGCAATTCATGCCTactatgatattatttctcaGCCTTGTGTGGTCTGTCGGCAAATaggtggaaaaaaattatcagCAGGATATTCACCAATTCACTCAATGCAAATGGGTGATAAAGTGAAAATTGTGAGGGATTACTTGATATCAGCCACTGCAAAGGACTTAAGTGTGATGATTAGTTTTAAGTCCAAAGTAAATATGGATGAGGAGTCTCCACATCGTGCTATCTTTCTGGAATCAAGCAAGCAAACCTTTTATTACAAG GCATCTTTTATTGACCTAGACATGAAACCATTAAAGAGAATGGAATATTACTATAAGTTGGATCAACAAATAGTCAACAACTATGTCCAGATGTTAAAAGATACAGAGGTGCTTGATTGTGGTGAGACAACCCAGGAATCACTGAATGTGTGTACCAGTTTGAAAAATGGTG CTTCTGCAGGAATGACAAATTGA